Proteins from a genomic interval of Schistosoma mansoni strain Puerto Rico chromosome 2, complete genome:
- a CDS encoding putative rap1 and, with amino-acid sequence MQEYKLVVLGSGGVGKSALTVQFVQGIFVEKYDPTIEDSYRKQIEIDNRQCMLEILDTAGTEQFTAMRDLYIKNGQGFVLCYSVTSQSSFNDLQGLHEQIQRVKDVSNVPLIIVGNKCDLADERVVCREQGHALSRQLNCSFMETSAKAKINVNEIFFDLVRQINKQMPQVKQKTSKRKCLIL; translated from the exons ATGCAAGAGTATAAACTAGTTGTTCTGGGAAGTGGAGGTGTTGGAAAAAGCGCATTGACTGTGCAGTTTGTACAAGGAATCTTTGTGGAAAAGTATGATCCAACCATTGAGGATAGCTACAGAAAACAAATCGAGATTGATAACAGACAGTGTATGTTGGAAATTCTCGACACAGCTGGTACG GAACAATTCACTGCTATGCGTGATCTATACATTAAAAATGGTCAAGgctttgttttgtgttattcAGTTACATCACAATCCAGTTTTAATGATCTACAAGGTTTGCATGAACAAATTCAACGCGTCAAAGATGTTTCCAATGTCCCACTTATAATTGTAGGAAATAAATGTGATTTAGCAGATGAACGAGTAGTTTGTCGTGAACAGGGTCATGCGCTTAGTCGACAATTAAATTGTTCATTTATGGAAACAAGTGCCAAGGCTAAAATTAATGTGAATGAG ATTTTCTTTGATCTTGTCCGACAAATCAACAAGCAAATGCCACAAGTGAAACAGAAAACATCGAAACGAAAATGTCTAATTCTCTAA